In Microbacterium sp. SLBN-146, one genomic interval encodes:
- a CDS encoding F0F1 ATP synthase subunit gamma, with translation MGAQLRVYKQKISSAQTTKKITKAMELIAASRIQKAMARVRASSPFARAVTRAVSAVSTHSNIDHPLTTERETIRRSAIVIFSSDRGLAGAFNSQILREGLELAELVRSQGKEPVFYLVGRKAVGYFQFRRMEAAAEWTGDTDTPHFTTAEEIAATLIDAYDRGGDDGGVDEINLVYNRFVSMMTQSPETVRLLPLEVVEAEESTGPAQVYPLYEFEPDAGVVLDALLPVYIQSRVFNALLQSSAAKHAATQKAMKSASDNADKLITDYTRLRNNARQAEITQQIAEIVGGADALSSSK, from the coding sequence ATGGGCGCACAACTGCGGGTCTACAAGCAGAAGATCAGTTCTGCTCAGACGACCAAGAAGATCACGAAGGCGATGGAGCTCATCGCGGCTTCGCGAATCCAGAAGGCGATGGCGCGCGTCCGCGCCTCCTCGCCCTTTGCGCGAGCCGTGACCCGGGCCGTCTCCGCCGTGTCGACGCACTCCAACATCGACCACCCGCTCACCACGGAACGCGAGACGATCCGTCGCTCCGCGATCGTGATCTTCTCGTCCGACCGCGGACTTGCCGGCGCGTTCAACTCCCAGATCCTGCGAGAGGGACTCGAACTCGCCGAGCTCGTGCGCAGTCAGGGCAAGGAGCCGGTGTTCTACCTCGTCGGACGGAAGGCCGTCGGCTACTTCCAGTTCCGTCGCATGGAGGCCGCGGCGGAGTGGACGGGTGACACCGACACGCCGCACTTCACGACGGCCGAGGAGATCGCGGCGACGCTCATCGACGCGTACGACCGCGGCGGCGACGACGGCGGCGTCGATGAGATCAACCTCGTCTACAACCGCTTCGTCAGCATGATGACGCAGTCTCCCGAGACTGTTCGCCTGCTTCCCCTGGAGGTCGTCGAGGCCGAGGAATCGACGGGACCCGCTCAGGTGTATCCGCTCTACGAGTTCGAACCGGATGCCGGCGTCGTGCTCGATGCGCTCCTGCCTGTCTACATCCAGAGCCGTGTCTTCAACGCTCTCCTGCAGTCGTCTGCTGCGAAGCACGCTGCGACGCAGAAGGCGATGAAGTCCGCCAGCGACAACGCCGACAAGCTCATCACCGACTACACCCGCCTGCGCAACAACGCGCGCCAGGCCGAGATCACGCAGCAGATCGCCGAGATCGTCGGCGGCGCGGATGCTCTGTCATCCAGCAAATAG
- the atpA gene encoding F0F1 ATP synthase subunit alpha translates to MAELSISPDVIRDALKDFVAAYEPTGAAATEVGTVIDAADGIAHVEGLPGVMANELVTFADGTLGLAQNLDEHEIGVVVLGEFSGIEAGMQVTRTGEVLSVPVGDGYLGRVVDPLGNPIDGLGSISPLDGRRALELQAPGVMQRKSVHEPLQTGIKAIDAMIPVGRGQRQLIIGDRQTGKTAIAIDTIINQKANWESGDATKQVRCIYVAIGQKGSTIASVKGALEDAGAMEYTTIVAAPASDPAGFKYLAPYTGSAIGQHWMYDGKHVLIIFDDLSKQAEAYRAVSLLLRRPPGREAYPGDVFYLHSRLLERCAKLSDELGAGSMTGLPIIETKANDVSAYIPTNVISITDGQIFLQSDLFNANQRPAVDVGISVSRVGGDAQVKSIKKVSGTLKLELAQYRSLEAFAMFASDLDAASRRQLARGARLTELLKQPQYDPYPVEAQVVSIWAGTNGKLDTIEVEDVLAFERELIDYLRRNTSILDTLRETNVLDDATAAELAKKTDEFILEFQSGKGQAIGKPGHEEVAAAEAEDVNQEKIVKGRR, encoded by the coding sequence ATGGCAGAACTGTCAATCAGCCCCGACGTCATCCGTGACGCGCTGAAGGACTTCGTCGCCGCGTACGAGCCCACGGGCGCTGCGGCGACGGAGGTCGGCACGGTCATCGACGCCGCAGACGGCATCGCACACGTCGAGGGTCTCCCCGGCGTCATGGCCAACGAGCTCGTGACCTTCGCAGACGGCACGCTCGGCCTGGCTCAGAACCTCGACGAGCACGAGATCGGTGTCGTCGTCCTCGGTGAGTTCTCCGGCATCGAGGCCGGCATGCAGGTCACCCGCACGGGCGAGGTCCTCTCGGTCCCCGTCGGCGACGGCTACCTCGGACGCGTCGTCGACCCGCTCGGCAACCCGATCGACGGACTCGGCTCGATCTCTCCCCTCGACGGTCGTCGTGCCCTCGAGCTGCAGGCGCCGGGCGTCATGCAGCGCAAGAGCGTCCACGAGCCCCTCCAGACGGGCATCAAGGCCATCGACGCCATGATCCCGGTCGGCCGCGGACAGCGTCAGCTCATCATCGGCGACCGCCAGACGGGCAAGACGGCGATCGCGATCGACACGATCATCAACCAGAAGGCCAACTGGGAGTCGGGCGACGCGACGAAGCAGGTGCGCTGCATCTACGTCGCCATCGGCCAGAAGGGCTCGACGATCGCGTCGGTCAAGGGCGCGCTCGAAGACGCCGGTGCAATGGAGTACACGACGATCGTCGCCGCTCCGGCATCCGACCCCGCCGGCTTCAAGTACCTCGCCCCCTACACGGGCTCGGCCATCGGCCAGCACTGGATGTACGACGGCAAGCACGTCCTGATCATCTTCGACGACCTGTCGAAGCAGGCCGAGGCCTACCGCGCCGTGTCGCTCCTCCTCCGTCGCCCGCCGGGCCGCGAGGCGTACCCCGGTGATGTCTTCTACCTGCACTCGCGTCTGCTCGAGCGTTGCGCGAAGCTGTCCGACGAGCTCGGCGCGGGTTCGATGACGGGTCTGCCCATCATCGAGACGAAGGCCAACGACGTCTCGGCCTACATCCCGACGAACGTGATCTCGATCACCGACGGCCAGATCTTCCTGCAGTCCGACCTCTTCAACGCCAACCAGCGTCCCGCGGTCGACGTCGGTATCTCGGTCTCGCGCGTCGGCGGTGACGCCCAGGTCAAGTCGATCAAGAAGGTGTCTGGAACGCTCAAGCTCGAGCTCGCTCAGTACCGCTCGCTCGAGGCGTTCGCGATGTTCGCGAGCGACCTGGATGCCGCGTCGCGTCGTCAGCTGGCTCGTGGCGCTCGCCTGACCGAGCTCCTCAAGCAGCCGCAGTACGACCCGTACCCCGTCGAGGCGCAGGTCGTTTCGATCTGGGCCGGTACGAACGGCAAGCTCGACACGATCGAGGTCGAGGATGTGCTCGCCTTCGAGCGCGAGCTCATCGACTACCTCCGTCGCAACACGTCGATCCTCGACACGCTCCGCGAGACGAACGTCCTCGACGACGCCACCGCTGCAGAGCTCGCGAAGAAGACCGACGAGTTCATCCTCGAGTTCCAGTCCGGCAAGGGTCAGGCGATCGGCAAGCCCGGACACGAAGAGGTCGCGGCAGCCGAGGCTGAAGACGTGAACCAGGAGAAGATCGTCAAGGGCCGCCGCTAA
- a CDS encoding F0F1 ATP synthase subunit delta, with the protein MGSATTQALAATTAALGAASGVDLAVARELFAAARAVGDSSQLSGALADSAAAPAARRKVVSDVFSSAFSPATTSLLSTVVDQRWSSASDLVEGIEELAVRAAATAEPNADVESELFRFSRMVAANPELELALGSRLGDSAAKGALVEKLLAGRTSDATTLIAASLVQLSRERRVRQVLGRAQQLVADQRGRTVAMVTTAVPLSDAQITRLTAALSQRYGTAVAINTVIDRSVVGGLRVQIADDVIDASVSSRLADLRQRLAG; encoded by the coding sequence ATGGGCAGCGCGACCACTCAGGCCCTCGCGGCGACGACGGCGGCGCTCGGCGCCGCGTCGGGTGTCGACCTCGCCGTCGCCCGCGAGCTCTTCGCCGCGGCGCGGGCCGTGGGCGACTCGTCGCAGCTGAGCGGCGCGCTCGCCGATTCCGCTGCGGCACCCGCCGCACGGCGCAAGGTCGTCTCCGATGTCTTCAGCTCGGCGTTCTCGCCGGCGACGACGTCGCTCCTGTCGACCGTCGTGGATCAGCGCTGGTCGTCGGCGTCCGATCTTGTCGAGGGCATCGAGGAGCTCGCCGTGCGGGCTGCCGCGACCGCCGAGCCGAACGCCGACGTCGAGAGCGAACTGTTCCGCTTCTCGCGGATGGTCGCCGCCAACCCGGAGCTCGAGCTTGCGCTGGGCAGCCGTCTCGGCGACTCCGCCGCGAAGGGCGCGCTCGTCGAGAAGCTCCTCGCGGGCCGCACGAGCGACGCGACGACGCTCATCGCGGCGTCGCTCGTTCAGCTCTCGCGGGAGCGTCGTGTGCGTCAGGTCCTCGGACGGGCTCAGCAGCTCGTGGCTGACCAGCGCGGCCGCACCGTCGCGATGGTGACGACGGCCGTGCCGCTCAGCGACGCGCAGATCACCCGCCTCACGGCGGCGCTCTCCCAGCGCTACGGCACCGCCGTCGCGATCAACACCGTCATCGATCGGTCCGTCGTGGGAGGCCTGCGCGTGCAGATCGCCGACGACGTCATCGACGCGAGCGTGTCGTCCCGTCTGGCCGACCTCCGCCAGCGACTCGCCGGATAA
- a CDS encoding F0F1 ATP synthase subunit B — MLNALVAYAAEEGESYNPLFPAAYDIIWSAVCFVVILFVFWKVALPRMKKLLDERGAAIEGNIAKADEAQRKAEAALAEYTAQLADARKEAGTIRDAAREDGKKIIAEAKDAATAEAARVTASAHAQIEAERQTALVSLRSEVGSLALDLAGGVIGERLSDDAKAQAVVDRFLADLEASEGAKA, encoded by the coding sequence ATGCTGAACGCTCTTGTCGCGTACGCCGCGGAAGAAGGGGAGTCTTACAATCCCCTCTTCCCCGCGGCGTACGACATCATCTGGTCGGCGGTCTGCTTCGTCGTCATCCTGTTCGTGTTCTGGAAGGTCGCCCTTCCGCGCATGAAGAAGTTGCTCGACGAGCGCGGTGCGGCGATCGAGGGGAACATCGCGAAGGCCGACGAGGCGCAGCGCAAGGCCGAGGCCGCGCTCGCCGAGTACACGGCCCAGCTCGCCGATGCCCGCAAGGAAGCCGGAACGATCCGCGACGCGGCTCGTGAAGACGGCAAGAAGATCATCGCCGAGGCGAAGGACGCCGCGACGGCCGAGGCCGCTCGCGTGACGGCATCCGCGCACGCGCAGATCGAGGCGGAGCGCCAGACCGCTCTCGTGTCGCTCCGCAGCGAGGTCGGATCGCTCGCACTCGACCTCGCCGGCGGCGTGATCGGTGAGCGGCTCTCCGACGACGCGAAGGCTCAGGCCGTCGTCGATCGCTTCCTCGCAGACCTCGAGGCCTCCGAAGGAGCCAAGGCGTAA
- the atpE gene encoding ATP synthase F0 subunit C, with translation MDATTVLAQVSGSIATVGYGLAAIGPAIGVGIVVGKTIEGVARQPELAGRLQVLMWIGIAFTEALAFIGIATAFIFGF, from the coding sequence GTGGACGCAACTACGGTTCTCGCCCAGGTCTCTGGCTCCATCGCGACGGTGGGCTACGGCCTCGCCGCGATCGGTCCCGCCATCGGTGTGGGCATCGTCGTCGGCAAGACGATCGAGGGCGTCGCTCGCCAGCCCGAGCTCGCCGGTCGCCTGCAGGTCCTCATGTGGATCGGTATCGCCTTCACCGAGGCGCTCGCCTTCATCGGCATCGCGACCGCCTTCATCTTCGGCTTCTGA
- the atpB gene encoding F0F1 ATP synthase subunit A, whose translation MIQLLATLAVVLIFWLGTRRMRVVPGRFQSLVEMGLDFVRVNIAHDLLGKKDGDRFLPILTTIFFMVLFMNITGIIPGLNIAGTSIIAVPLLLAVVSYVTFIYAGLKKSPKNFFKNSLFPSGVPWPIYIIVTPIELISTFVIRPVTLTLRLLMNMMVGHLLLVLFFAATQFFLFDLGGWWSALAAGSLAFGFAFTLFEILVSVLQAYVFALLTAVYIQLAVAEEH comes from the coding sequence ATGATCCAGTTGCTCGCGACGCTCGCGGTGGTCCTCATCTTCTGGCTCGGCACGCGCCGCATGAGGGTCGTGCCCGGCCGCTTCCAGAGCCTCGTCGAGATGGGCCTGGACTTCGTCCGCGTGAACATCGCGCACGACCTCCTCGGCAAGAAGGACGGCGACCGGTTCCTGCCGATCCTCACGACCATCTTCTTCATGGTCCTGTTCATGAACATCACGGGCATCATCCCCGGCTTGAACATCGCGGGAACGAGCATCATCGCCGTGCCGTTGCTTCTCGCCGTCGTGAGCTACGTCACGTTCATTTACGCAGGCCTGAAGAAGAGCCCGAAGAACTTCTTCAAGAACTCGCTCTTCCCCTCGGGCGTCCCGTGGCCCATCTACATCATCGTGACGCCGATCGAACTCATCTCGACGTTCGTCATCCGGCCTGTCACGCTGACCCTCCGACTCCTCATGAACATGATGGTCGGCCACCTCCTGCTCGTCCTGTTCTTCGCGGCGACGCAGTTCTTCCTCTTCGATCTCGGAGGCTGGTGGTCGGCTCTCGCCGCCGGAAGCCTCGCGTTCGGCTTCGCCTTCACGCTCTTCGAGATCCTGGTATCCGTTCTCCAGGCTTACGTCTTCGCCCTCCTCACCGCGGTCTACATCCAGCTCGCGGTCGCAGAAGAGCACTGA
- a CDS encoding MraY family glycosyltransferase: MKQYIFTIILTAALTFVLTWVVWRLSLRYKLYPGIRERDVHKNPTPRLGGVAMFLGVATAVLLSAPNPFFSLIWAQPERVWAILGATLLIVVVGVLDDLWDLDWLIKLGAQFLAAGIIAWFGGLQIYALPIGGITVWSSWVSVTLTVFAIVVVMNAVNFIDGLDGLVAGVCLIANVVFFAYSYLFSRDTGASTYFNLASFIAAVLIGACIGFLPLNWSPAKLFMGDSGALMLGLLMATSAIAITGNIPPALVDDNDSFGRSQLLGAFIPILLPIVVVLLPLLDFGLAVIRRVGAGKSPFSPDRKHLHHRMLDMGHSDRDAVLIFYAWTAVVSLAFLLMYIGTQSDWPGEYLIGVAFGVVGVAICLVLTFLPSRRRAASDLLPAPPHVQEDAR, translated from the coding sequence GTGAAGCAGTACATCTTCACGATCATCCTGACGGCGGCACTCACCTTCGTGCTGACGTGGGTGGTCTGGCGGTTGAGCCTGCGATACAAGCTGTATCCCGGCATCCGCGAGCGCGACGTGCACAAGAACCCGACGCCGCGGCTCGGGGGAGTCGCGATGTTCCTCGGTGTCGCGACGGCCGTCCTGCTATCAGCACCGAATCCCTTCTTCTCCCTCATCTGGGCACAGCCGGAGCGCGTCTGGGCGATCCTCGGTGCGACGCTCCTCATCGTCGTCGTGGGGGTCCTCGACGACCTGTGGGATCTGGACTGGCTCATCAAGCTCGGCGCGCAGTTCCTTGCGGCGGGGATCATCGCGTGGTTCGGGGGACTGCAGATCTACGCGCTGCCGATCGGCGGCATCACGGTCTGGTCGAGCTGGGTGAGCGTGACCCTGACGGTCTTCGCGATCGTCGTCGTCATGAACGCCGTCAACTTCATCGACGGCCTCGACGGGCTGGTGGCCGGAGTCTGCCTCATCGCCAACGTCGTCTTCTTCGCGTACTCGTACCTCTTCTCGCGTGACACGGGCGCGAGCACGTACTTCAACCTCGCGTCCTTCATCGCTGCCGTTCTGATCGGTGCGTGCATCGGGTTCCTCCCGCTCAACTGGAGTCCCGCGAAGCTCTTCATGGGAGACTCCGGCGCGCTCATGCTCGGGCTCCTCATGGCGACGTCGGCGATCGCGATCACGGGCAACATCCCGCCCGCCCTCGTGGACGACAACGACTCGTTCGGCCGCTCGCAGCTCCTCGGTGCCTTCATCCCGATCCTGCTGCCGATCGTCGTCGTCCTGCTGCCGCTTCTCGACTTCGGACTCGCGGTCATCCGCAGAGTCGGTGCGGGGAAGTCCCCGTTCTCGCCCGACCGCAAGCACCTTCACCACCGGATGCTGGACATGGGCCACTCCGATCGCGACGCCGTGCTGATCTTCTACGCGTGGACGGCGGTCGTCAGCCTCGCGTTCCTCCTGATGTACATCGGAACGCAGTCCGACTGGCCGGGGGAGTACCTCATCGGTGTCGCCTTCGGCGTCGTCGGCGTCGCGATCTGCCTCGTCCTCACCTTCCTGCCGTCGCGACGACGCGCGGCATCCGACCTGCTTCCCGCCCCACCGCACGTCCAGGAGGACGCCCGATGA
- a CDS encoding L-threonylcarbamoyladenylate synthase — protein MSSLFDCRDESQLLPGLREARRAIARGDLVVLPTDTVYGIAADAFNAEAVQNLLDTKGRGRQSPPPVLVPGVNTLRALAAEIPEPVERLIEEFWPGGLTIVLPAQPSLSWDLGETHGTVAVRMPANRFALELLEDTGPLAVSSANLTGMSASVLIDEAQQYLGDAVSVYLDGGPSDTGISSTIVDATTLVGGETPIVRVLREGAITRDQLREVLGDLLEPDPGAESDHTAQPGADAEPSTDAEPGAEPEPAVGGEDAVSSDGRA, from the coding sequence ATGTCCTCCCTCTTCGACTGCCGCGACGAGTCGCAGCTGCTGCCGGGGTTGCGCGAAGCCCGTCGCGCCATCGCCCGCGGCGACCTCGTCGTCCTGCCCACCGACACCGTCTACGGCATCGCGGCCGATGCCTTCAATGCGGAAGCCGTCCAGAACCTGCTCGACACGAAGGGTCGCGGACGCCAGTCGCCGCCCCCCGTGCTGGTTCCGGGCGTCAATACGCTGCGCGCCCTCGCCGCGGAGATCCCCGAGCCTGTCGAGCGCCTCATCGAGGAGTTCTGGCCGGGGGGCCTCACGATCGTGCTGCCCGCCCAGCCATCCCTCTCGTGGGACCTGGGCGAGACTCACGGCACGGTCGCCGTCCGCATGCCGGCGAACCGCTTCGCGCTCGAGCTGCTCGAAGACACGGGTCCGCTCGCCGTCTCGAGCGCCAACCTCACGGGAATGTCCGCGTCCGTCCTCATCGACGAGGCGCAGCAGTACCTCGGCGACGCCGTCTCGGTCTATCTCGACGGCGGTCCATCCGACACCGGCATCTCGTCGACGATCGTGGATGCCACGACTCTCGTCGGCGGCGAGACCCCCATCGTCCGTGTGCTGCGGGAGGGAGCCATCACGCGCGACCAGCTGCGCGAGGTGCTCGGCGATCTCCTCGAGCCCGATCCCGGTGCAGAATCCGACCACACTGCTCAGCCCGGTGCCGATGCTGAGCCCAGTACCGATGCTGAGCCCGGTGCCGAACCAGAACCCGCAGTCGGAGGCGAGGACGCCGTGTCGTCCGACGGGCGCGCGTGA
- the prmC gene encoding peptide chain release factor N(5)-glutamine methyltransferase: MTPTEPLSAALRRAAETLARAGVPDPVVDAELLAAHVLSTGRGSIQAALVRGDGIEPADAAMFDDLVARRATRVPLQHLTGTAPFRHLELSVGPGVFVPRPETEIVAQLAIDALRAAASPAPIAVDLGTGSGAIALSLATEVPHAQVHAAENSVDAFLWTKENFARFGADNARLAFVDLADAFPELDGMVSVVVSNPPYVPDAAIPRDPEVRFFDPPAALYGGADGLDVVRTLSRVGLRLAHPGGIIVIEHGEWQGEPIRELLSADGWRAAATHPDLTMRDRATTAIRP; the protein is encoded by the coding sequence ATGACGCCTACCGAACCGCTCTCCGCCGCTCTCCGCCGCGCCGCCGAGACACTCGCACGAGCAGGAGTGCCCGATCCCGTCGTCGACGCCGAGCTTCTCGCTGCCCACGTCCTCTCGACGGGGCGTGGGTCGATTCAGGCGGCTCTCGTACGCGGTGACGGCATCGAGCCCGCGGATGCCGCGATGTTCGACGACCTCGTCGCCCGCCGTGCGACGCGTGTTCCGCTCCAGCACCTCACGGGTACGGCGCCCTTCCGTCACCTCGAGCTGAGTGTGGGGCCGGGGGTCTTCGTGCCGCGGCCTGAGACCGAGATCGTCGCGCAGTTGGCGATCGACGCGCTGCGGGCCGCGGCATCCCCTGCTCCCATCGCCGTCGACCTCGGGACGGGGAGCGGCGCGATCGCCCTGTCGCTCGCGACAGAGGTGCCGCACGCGCAGGTGCACGCCGCGGAGAACTCGGTCGACGCCTTTCTCTGGACGAAGGAGAACTTCGCTCGGTTCGGCGCCGACAACGCGCGCCTCGCCTTCGTCGATCTGGCCGACGCGTTCCCTGAGCTCGACGGCATGGTCTCGGTCGTCGTGTCCAATCCGCCGTACGTTCCGGATGCCGCGATCCCGCGTGACCCCGAGGTGCGCTTCTTCGATCCGCCGGCCGCCCTCTACGGCGGTGCGGACGGCCTCGACGTCGTCCGTACGCTGAGCCGGGTCGGGCTCCGGCTCGCGCATCCGGGCGGGATCATCGTCATCGAGCACGGGGAGTGGCAGGGCGAACCGATCCGTGAGCTTCTCTCGGCGGACGGATGGCGCGCGGCCGCGACGCATCCCGACTTGACGATGCGCGACCGCGCGACGACGGCCATCCGGCCCTGA
- the cysK gene encoding cysteine synthase A, whose product MPGIHPDITTAFGDTPLVKLNRVAEGVDATILAKLEFYNPAGSVKDRLGIAIVDAAEASGELLPGGTIVESTSGNTGIALAMVGAARGYRVILTMPASMSKERRTLLKAFGAELVLTDPTKGMSHAVDEAKRIVAETPGAVWARQFENEANPAIHRRTTAEEILRDTDGKVDYFVAGIGTAGTVTGVGQVLKERIPGVKVVGVEPSDSPILTKGHPGPHKIQGIGPNFVPAVLDRDVLDEVIDVEFDDAIRLARETATKDGILVGMSSGAAIWAALEIAKRPEAAGKTIVVIIPSFGERYLSTALYENLSED is encoded by the coding sequence ATGCCCGGCATCCATCCCGACATCACGACCGCTTTCGGCGACACGCCGCTGGTCAAGCTGAACCGCGTCGCCGAGGGCGTCGACGCGACGATCCTGGCGAAGCTGGAGTTCTACAACCCCGCGGGGAGCGTCAAGGACCGCCTCGGTATCGCGATCGTCGATGCCGCCGAGGCATCCGGCGAACTCCTCCCCGGTGGCACGATCGTGGAGTCCACGAGCGGGAACACGGGAATCGCGCTCGCGATGGTGGGCGCCGCGCGCGGCTACCGCGTCATCCTCACGATGCCGGCGTCCATGTCGAAGGAGCGCCGGACGCTCCTCAAGGCGTTCGGTGCCGAACTCGTCCTGACCGACCCGACGAAGGGCATGTCGCACGCCGTCGACGAGGCCAAGCGCATCGTCGCCGAGACCCCCGGCGCCGTCTGGGCGCGGCAGTTCGAGAACGAGGCGAACCCGGCGATCCACCGGCGGACGACCGCCGAGGAGATCCTGCGCGACACGGACGGGAAGGTCGACTACTTCGTCGCCGGGATCGGCACCGCCGGCACCGTGACGGGCGTCGGTCAGGTCCTCAAGGAGCGGATCCCGGGCGTGAAGGTCGTCGGCGTCGAGCCGTCCGACTCCCCCATCCTCACGAAGGGTCACCCCGGACCGCACAAGATCCAGGGCATCGGACCCAACTTCGTCCCCGCCGTGCTCGACCGCGACGTGCTCGACGAGGTCATCGACGTCGAGTTCGACGACGCCATCCGCCTCGCGCGCGAGACCGCCACGAAGGACGGCATCCTCGTGGGCATGTCCAGCGGCGCGGCGATCTGGGCAGCGCTCGAGATCGCGAAGCGGCCCGAGGCTGCGGGAAAGACCATCGTCGTCATCATCCCCTCGTTCGGGGAGCGCTACCTGTCGACAGCGCTGTACGAGAACCTCTCCGAGGACTGA